The following coding sequences are from one Parabacteroides pacaensis window:
- a CDS encoding NADH:ubiquinone reductase (Na(+)-transporting) subunit B encodes MKALRNFLDNIKPHFEKGGKLAMFRSVFDGFETFLFVPNETSKSGVHIHDTADSKRTMIIVVIALLPALLFGMYNVGYQHNLAVGTDPGFWMTFIFGFLAVLPKIIVSYVVGLGIEFAVAQVKGHEIQEGFLVSGILIPMIVPVDTPLWMIAVATAFAVIFAKEVFGGTGYNIFNVALVTRAFLFFAYPAAMSGDQVFIRTASTFGIGAGQVVDGFSGATPLGQVATATTPHVEIVNSLGQHLSQMDMFLGLIPGSIGETSKLAILIGAVILLLTRVASWRIMLSVFVGGIVMSAIFNIFSTTASMSLSPLDQILLGGFAFGAVFMATDPVTGARTQKGKYIYGFLIGIMAILIRVLNPGYPEGMMLAILLLNVFAPLIDYYVVESNIKKRLKRAMKSTNA; translated from the coding sequence TTGAAAGCGTTAAGGAATTTTCTAGACAACATTAAGCCTCATTTTGAGAAGGGTGGAAAGCTGGCGATGTTCCGTTCTGTTTTCGACGGTTTCGAAACATTTTTGTTTGTTCCCAACGAAACTTCGAAATCCGGTGTTCATATTCATGACACGGCGGACTCTAAGCGTACCATGATCATTGTTGTCATCGCATTGCTGCCTGCATTGCTTTTTGGAATGTACAATGTGGGGTATCAGCATAACCTTGCAGTAGGTACGGATCCAGGTTTCTGGATGACATTTATTTTTGGTTTTTTGGCTGTATTGCCTAAAATTATTGTTTCATATGTGGTTGGGTTAGGCATTGAATTTGCTGTTGCCCAAGTGAAAGGTCATGAAATTCAGGAAGGATTTCTGGTATCAGGTATTTTAATTCCGATGATTGTTCCTGTCGATACCCCGTTATGGATGATTGCCGTTGCTACGGCTTTTGCAGTTATTTTTGCTAAAGAAGTTTTCGGAGGAACAGGGTATAATATATTTAACGTTGCGTTGGTAACCCGTGCATTTTTGTTCTTTGCTTATCCGGCTGCTATGTCTGGCGACCAGGTATTTATCCGCACAGCTAGTACCTTTGGAATAGGAGCGGGACAAGTTGTAGATGGTTTTTCCGGTGCTACTCCGTTAGGACAAGTCGCTACTGCTACTACCCCTCATGTGGAAATCGTAAATTCGCTGGGACAACATCTTTCTCAGATGGATATGTTTTTAGGACTTATTCCCGGATCGATAGGAGAAACATCTAAACTGGCTATTCTTATCGGTGCGGTAATTCTACTTCTTACCCGCGTTGCCAGTTGGAGAATTATGTTATCAGTCTTCGTAGGAGGAATAGTAATGTCTGCCATTTTCAATATTTTCAGTACTACGGCATCCATGAGTTTATCGCCGCTAGACCAGATTTTGTTAGGAGGTTTTGCATTTGGTGCTGTATTCATGGCTACCGATCCTGTTACTGGGGCCCGTACTCAAAAAGGCAAATATATTTATGGCTTCCTTATCGGAATAATGGCTATCTTGATTCGTGTACTGAATCCGGGATACCCCGAAGGTATGATGTTGGCTATTCTGTTGCTTAATGTATTTGCTCCGCTTATCGATTATTACGTAGTGGAGTCTAATATCAAAAAGCGTTTGAAACGGGCAATGAAATCTACTAATGCTTAA
- a CDS encoding DHA2 family efflux MFS transporter permease subunit, with amino-acid sequence MATSVTANSSYKWIVLANIMVGTFMSILDSTVVNTGLPVIMGSMGADIDTAEWIITGYMLAIATILPAAAWLSEKFGYKKTYFVSLLVFTFGSFMCGNSTSIEELIFWRVIEGLGCGAIMPVGMAIVSSVFPPEQRGMALGFWSIASAASVSFGPAIGGYLVDNFNWNYIFYINVPIGALALFFTAVIQKEYRPNVKNSFDVWGFITSAVFLPAFMFGLSQVNSASNPEGWSSPVVLASLWISAVTFILFIFIELRVKQPFINLRLFADRDFALANVVFFIFGIGMFGSTFLIPLYLQDNLGYSAFQAGMFFIPVGIIQGISSPISGSLTPKMNPKILILGGLLLMGLSFYMNTYLSLFTEKWYIMLSLYIRGLGMGILFTPLLTLSLADLPNKDMAQASSITNIIRQMGGSFGVALMSHFLTDRSAYHYDRYSVSLNYTGEIYNFTMQQISRFSQQVSGATAEVAHEIALSMINKRIALEAYIAGINDDFFIAMIITCVCVIPILLLKRAYKKVK; translated from the coding sequence ATGGCGACAAGTGTAACGGCAAATTCCTCTTATAAATGGATTGTACTGGCTAATATTATGGTTGGTACGTTTATGTCTATTCTTGATTCTACAGTAGTCAATACCGGCTTGCCTGTTATTATGGGTTCTATGGGGGCTGATATCGATACGGCAGAATGGATTATTACAGGGTATATGCTGGCTATCGCTACAATACTTCCGGCAGCCGCTTGGTTATCGGAAAAATTTGGGTATAAAAAAACTTACTTTGTTTCCTTGTTGGTATTTACTTTCGGTTCGTTTATGTGTGGTAATTCTACTTCTATCGAAGAATTGATTTTCTGGAGGGTGATAGAAGGTTTGGGGTGCGGAGCTATTATGCCGGTAGGTATGGCTATCGTAAGTAGTGTGTTTCCTCCGGAGCAACGCGGAATGGCGTTAGGATTTTGGTCTATTGCTTCGGCTGCTTCCGTTTCGTTCGGACCGGCTATCGGAGGATATTTGGTAGACAACTTCAACTGGAATTATATTTTTTATATAAATGTTCCCATTGGAGCATTGGCATTGTTCTTCACGGCTGTCATACAAAAAGAATATAGACCGAATGTGAAAAATTCGTTCGACGTATGGGGCTTTATTACTTCGGCTGTTTTTCTTCCTGCTTTTATGTTTGGTTTGTCACAAGTAAACTCGGCGAGTAATCCGGAAGGCTGGAGTAGTCCGGTGGTGTTAGCATCTTTATGGATTTCGGCTGTAACTTTTATTCTGTTTATTTTTATCGAATTGAGGGTAAAGCAACCTTTTATTAACCTGCGTTTATTTGCCGACCGTGATTTTGCACTAGCTAATGTGGTATTTTTTATTTTTGGTATCGGCATGTTCGGAAGTACGTTCCTTATACCTTTATATTTGCAGGATAATTTAGGATACTCAGCTTTCCAGGCGGGTATGTTTTTTATTCCGGTGGGTATAATACAAGGTATCAGTTCGCCTATATCCGGTTCGTTGACTCCTAAAATGAATCCGAAGATTTTAATTCTAGGTGGTTTACTATTAATGGGATTGAGTTTTTATATGAATACTTATCTTTCTCTTTTTACGGAAAAATGGTATATCATGTTAAGTTTATATATCCGGGGATTAGGTATGGGAATTCTTTTTACACCTTTGTTAACGCTTTCTCTAGCTGATCTTCCGAATAAAGACATGGCACAGGCCTCAAGTATTACTAATATTATCCGCCAGATGGGAGGGAGTTTCGGTGTGGCTTTAATGAGCCATTTCCTTACTGACCGGTCTGCTTATCATTATGATAGATATAGCGTGTCGTTAAATTATACGGGTGAAATATATAATTTTACCATGCAACAAATTAGCCGTTTTTCTCAGCAAGTATCGGGTGCTACCGCAGAAGTGGCTCACGAAATAGCCTTGTCTATGATAAACAAACGCATCGCTTTAGAAGCATATATTGCCGGTATTAATGATGACTTTTTTATTGCAATGATTATTACTTGTGTTTGTGTGATTCCTATTTTGTTATTAAAAAGGGCTTATAAAAAGGTGAAATAG
- a CDS encoding HlyD family secretion protein encodes MDSTIETTKKKKDKPLVWLIIILIIAVGGAFAWWWNYRKYISTDDANLDTYRVDVSARVTAPIQKFFVTEGDTVKIGQMLAALDTAGIPATSADRVYCSVSSPVNGVIAKVWMTPGDVIQPGQTLFTINEGNNIWVSVYLSETKFRYIYLGQEAHFTLDAYKGVTFHGKIFYIGSNTASQFSLIPPTNASGNYTKISQRIPIKISIDGMEGKEKDTKGVKLISGMSASVKIIKKK; translated from the coding sequence ATGGATTCAACAATTGAAACGACAAAGAAAAAGAAAGATAAACCTCTTGTCTGGCTTATAATCATATTAATTATTGCAGTTGGAGGAGCTTTTGCCTGGTGGTGGAATTACCGTAAATATATTTCTACGGATGATGCTAACTTAGATACATACCGGGTAGATGTCTCGGCACGTGTAACTGCTCCTATTCAAAAATTCTTTGTTACCGAGGGAGATACGGTGAAGATCGGACAAATGTTAGCAGCTTTAGATACTGCCGGAATTCCGGCTACTTCAGCAGATAGAGTTTATTGCTCCGTTTCTTCTCCTGTAAACGGAGTGATTGCTAAGGTTTGGATGACGCCTGGAGATGTGATCCAGCCGGGACAAACACTTTTTACTATCAATGAAGGAAATAATATCTGGGTTTCGGTTTATTTGTCAGAAACTAAGTTCAGGTATATTTATCTAGGCCAGGAAGCACATTTTACTTTAGATGCCTATAAAGGAGTGACTTTCCATGGAAAGATATTTTATATAGGCTCTAATACGGCTTCTCAATTTTCGTTGATTCCCCCTACGAATGCTTCCGGCAATTATACAAAAATATCACAACGTATTCCTATCAAAATTTCTATAGACGGGATGGAAGGGAAAGAAAAGGATACAAAAGGGGTAAAGCTGATTTCCGGTATGTCGGCTTCCGTGAAAATCATTAAAAAGAAATAA
- a CDS encoding DUF5686 and carboxypeptidase-like regulatory domain-containing protein — translation MQTKHYILFFLIILIGNMTTQSYAQTVIQGTVKDSITGELLPYVSLLIKGTTQGTVTNDDGKFHLSVSSPNAQTISVSYLGYKEKQVTFIQGKSNTFNILLIPSSYQLSEVVIKPKKEKYKKKGNPAVEFIQNVIAHREQNDPHNHDYYTNERYEKMTFALNDYEKKEAQKGLAKKFNFITDYVDTSEISGLPILNVSIKETLASEYYRKTPKTAKTIVHGIKRAGVDEIFAQDGVQIFLNEVFQDIDLFQNDIPLLLNRFISPLSTIGPNYYKYYLLDTLVVEGEKCVDLGFAPFNSESFGFTGHLFVTLDSTYFVKRAKLNVPKDINLNFVNGMSIEQDFERTPDGTRLLNKDDIIVEFKITPKSKGLHARRTITYKNHSFTPPEDLSIFNQEEKVVEDNNARARTNEYWTEHRHTPIKEKENAVEAMLERLRDVPVYYYTEKLVMILVSGYVPTAKVASKIDIGPMNTSISANNVEGARLRIGGTTTAYLNKRLFADGYIAYGTKDEKLKYAAGIEYSFKDKKEHPNEFTIHSLRAEYSYDINQLGQHYLYTNMDNMFLSLKRKSDDRVTYIRKASLAYKREHYTGLSYGATLRYQTEYATSYVPFIEKIGDGNIQYYKDYNLSEAELFIRYAPNEKYYQTRHHRIPITFDAPIFTLTHRVAKKGFLGSDYNYNFTEFGVQKRFWLSAFGYTDIILRAGKVWDKVPFLLLAIPNANLSYTIQYESYSLMNAMEFLNDQYASWDITYYMNGALFNRIPGLQKLKWREVFNFKGLIGDLSKKNNPAYSDGLFEFPVGSYTMSRKPYMEVSAGVENIFKFLAINYVWRLSYLENPDINKSGIRIALHFTF, via the coding sequence ATGCAAACTAAACACTATATTTTATTTTTCCTGATTATACTAATTGGGAATATGACTACCCAATCATACGCACAAACTGTTATTCAAGGAACTGTAAAGGATTCTATAACAGGAGAATTATTACCTTATGTTTCCCTTCTCATTAAAGGGACTACCCAAGGAACCGTAACTAACGACGATGGTAAATTCCACCTTTCGGTTTCTTCTCCTAACGCACAAACAATCAGTGTCTCGTATTTGGGATATAAAGAAAAGCAAGTCACCTTTATACAAGGTAAAAGCAATACATTCAATATTCTTTTAATACCCTCGTCTTATCAACTCTCGGAAGTAGTAATTAAGCCTAAAAAAGAAAAGTATAAAAAGAAAGGAAATCCAGCCGTAGAGTTTATACAAAACGTAATTGCCCATCGCGAACAAAACGATCCGCACAATCATGATTATTATACCAACGAACGGTATGAAAAAATGACATTTGCGCTCAATGATTATGAGAAAAAAGAAGCTCAAAAAGGACTGGCAAAGAAGTTCAACTTCATTACCGATTACGTAGATACGTCTGAAATATCAGGACTTCCCATCTTAAACGTCTCTATCAAAGAAACCCTAGCCAGTGAATATTACCGTAAAACGCCCAAAACAGCAAAGACAATTGTACACGGTATTAAACGTGCCGGCGTAGATGAGATATTTGCACAAGATGGCGTTCAGATATTTCTTAACGAAGTATTTCAAGACATCGACCTATTTCAAAATGATATTCCCTTGTTGTTAAACCGTTTTATTAGTCCGCTTTCTACAATTGGACCTAATTATTATAAATATTACTTGTTAGATACATTAGTGGTAGAAGGTGAAAAGTGTGTAGATTTAGGATTTGCTCCTTTCAATTCCGAATCATTTGGTTTTACCGGGCATCTGTTCGTTACGCTCGATTCTACCTACTTTGTAAAACGTGCTAAACTAAATGTCCCTAAAGACATCAATTTAAACTTCGTAAACGGAATGTCTATCGAGCAAGATTTTGAACGTACTCCGGACGGTACCCGGCTGCTGAACAAAGACGATATAATTGTCGAATTTAAAATAACTCCCAAATCCAAAGGATTACACGCTAGGCGAACAATCACCTATAAAAATCATTCCTTTACTCCTCCGGAGGATTTATCCATATTCAACCAAGAGGAAAAAGTCGTTGAAGATAATAATGCTCGGGCCCGCACAAATGAATATTGGACGGAACACCGCCATACCCCTATCAAAGAAAAGGAAAATGCAGTAGAAGCTATGTTAGAAAGGCTAAGGGACGTGCCGGTATACTATTACACGGAAAAACTTGTGATGATATTGGTTTCCGGATATGTTCCTACTGCTAAAGTAGCTAGCAAAATAGATATAGGACCTATGAATACATCTATCAGCGCAAATAATGTAGAGGGGGCCAGACTACGTATAGGTGGTACGACAACTGCTTACCTCAATAAAAGATTATTTGCCGACGGATACATAGCTTATGGTACAAAAGACGAAAAATTGAAATATGCTGCCGGAATAGAATATTCATTTAAAGACAAAAAAGAACATCCGAACGAATTTACTATTCATTCTTTACGTGCAGAATACAGTTATGATATTAATCAGTTGGGGCAACACTATTTATATACTAACATGGATAATATGTTCCTTTCTTTAAAGCGTAAAAGTGACGACCGGGTTACTTATATCCGCAAAGCTTCCCTTGCCTATAAAAGAGAACATTATACCGGCCTTTCTTACGGAGCTACTTTACGTTATCAAACAGAATATGCAACCAGTTATGTCCCCTTTATAGAAAAAATAGGAGATGGAAACATACAATATTATAAAGATTATAATTTAAGCGAAGCTGAACTCTTTATACGTTATGCACCGAATGAAAAATATTATCAAACCCGTCATCACAGAATTCCTATTACTTTTGATGCTCCTATCTTTACTTTAACTCACCGAGTAGCTAAAAAAGGATTCCTGGGCTCTGATTATAATTATAACTTTACGGAATTTGGCGTACAAAAACGTTTCTGGTTATCGGCTTTCGGATATACGGATATTATTTTACGCGCAGGCAAAGTGTGGGATAAAGTCCCTTTTCTTCTTTTAGCTATTCCTAATGCCAATTTATCTTATACCATTCAGTACGAATCCTACAGCTTAATGAATGCGATGGAGTTTTTGAACGACCAATACGCTTCGTGGGATATAACTTATTATATGAATGGAGCTTTATTTAACCGTATTCCCGGATTACAAAAATTAAAATGGAGAGAAGTCTTTAATTTCAAAGGGCTTATAGGCGACCTAAGTAAAAAGAACAACCCGGCCTATAGTGACGGGCTGTTCGAATTTCCTGTCGGTTCTTATACAATGAGTCGTAAACCTTATATGGAAGTGAGCGCAGGCGTAGAAAACATATTTAAATTTCTGGCAATTAATTATGTGTGGAGATTATCTTATTTAGAAAATCCTGATATTAACAAAAGCGGAATAAGAATTGCATTGCACTTTACATTTTAA
- a CDS encoding helix-turn-helix domain-containing protein has translation MEEYKFNTRLKGKIALTYTFDQNIELQKDPSLYKFIWVQNGSLTLEIDHINITLKKDDIISLTPLHHLSVKEVKGQYLTLLFNSNFYCIYGHDNEVSCNGFLFNGTSNFMKLKLSDTQSVTLHEIIHKITSEYSIKDSLQEEMLRILLKRFIITCTRIAREKLSITNEKEKSFDIIRQFYVLVDNHFKEKKKVQEYADMLHRSPKTLTNLFSLYNLPSPLRIIHERIEAEAKRLLLYTSISAKEIAYILGFEDISSFSRFFKNISGESISDYRKKIKETVPNS, from the coding sequence ATGGAAGAATACAAATTCAACACACGGTTAAAAGGAAAAATTGCCTTAACCTATACTTTTGATCAAAACATAGAACTTCAAAAAGATCCTTCCCTATACAAATTTATATGGGTACAAAACGGATCATTGACGTTAGAAATAGACCATATAAATATCACACTAAAAAAAGATGATATTATTTCCCTTACGCCACTTCACCACTTATCAGTAAAAGAAGTAAAGGGACAATATCTTACTCTCTTGTTTAATAGTAACTTTTATTGTATTTACGGACATGACAACGAAGTGTCGTGTAATGGATTTCTTTTTAACGGTACATCCAACTTTATGAAACTTAAACTTTCCGATACCCAATCGGTAACTTTACATGAAATAATTCATAAAATTACAAGCGAATACAGTATAAAAGATAGTCTTCAAGAGGAGATGTTACGTATTCTATTGAAACGTTTCATTATTACTTGTACCCGGATTGCACGTGAGAAACTCTCTATAACAAATGAAAAAGAAAAAAGCTTTGACATTATCCGTCAATTTTATGTACTCGTAGATAACCATTTTAAAGAAAAAAAGAAAGTACAAGAATATGCCGATATGTTACACCGTTCCCCTAAAACGCTGACCAATCTTTTCTCCCTCTACAATTTGCCTTCGCCTCTCCGTATTATCCATGAACGAATAGAAGCTGAGGCTAAACGCTTATTATTATATACTTCCATAAGCGCAAAAGAAATTGCCTATATATTAGGATTCGAGGATATATCTTCGTTTAGTCGCTTTTTTAAAAATATTTCCGGGGAAAGTATTTCCGATTATCGAAAAAAAATAAAAGAAACAGTTCCGAACAGCTAA
- a CDS encoding LruC domain-containing protein, which translates to MANLFKQTVIYAAVTLGLLLSACAKDLAEPDNGKDGDNGKEDLTDIPGDFDWGTTTTRQLTVKVIDEYEGKYYYTIEVYDENPINNPNAKILASGKTNKNLSFIREVVFPKTLTTLYLRQTDPLGYKYVTMLEVEEGDMVFDYSVARNPEKTKANATYNTWGAPANYEELFVRGMEKATPIKNNGDKLKKNGVYKIIEDYNGTIDFPDGKFTLYVAEGCKLRLNKNKEEYKLKDGAEIYILAGASLEANGGQDIEIEMDEKSGIFNAGTISIDEIEMGGDDNNVNTQCVMYNHPGGKIYLNSLSMNGSEIHNHCLIKVKEEIEFHGAGSKVLMNQNSSLVSDEVEIDKETADCIINMLAKSSFETNELKKEGYVKLLIYGDPKSLSKSDYPLFKINKSIKSGDNSVIFYQNVCFAAKKIEGNVVCYAEQVEYDNIPVHLEGECYGKEYIPDEKDPTDDSQTPDHSENSDQTASYTYMFEDNWPNLGDYDMNDLVMDINIANTTNDGNATSVKLTTTLRAVGAAKDLYAYAEINVEGANKMVVPLFDEEAHALMLGGDNQTKQVINTYSYTCDPVTVIKTYSLPASVKGTVNAKNLNVFIIWGDINKEVWNEIHLAGYPGTNKAATSSTSYQYKYKYDPKKENSDPASENMMWALMMPTKDFKSYPKEGISIMDAYDGFKKWANSGGKEDMEWYMSPNENSLYKENQ; encoded by the coding sequence ATGGCAAATTTATTTAAACAAACAGTTATTTATGCGGCAGTAACTTTAGGGCTTTTACTCTCTGCATGCGCAAAAGATCTGGCGGAACCAGATAATGGAAAAGATGGTGATAACGGAAAAGAGGATCTAACAGATATTCCGGGTGATTTTGATTGGGGCACTACTACTACCCGACAATTAACAGTAAAGGTAATAGATGAATATGAGGGTAAATATTATTATACTATTGAAGTGTATGATGAAAATCCTATTAATAATCCAAATGCAAAAATTCTTGCTAGTGGGAAAACAAATAAAAATCTTTCATTCATCAGGGAAGTGGTATTTCCTAAAACGCTAACTACCTTGTATCTTCGCCAGACAGATCCTTTAGGATATAAGTATGTTACTATGTTGGAAGTGGAAGAGGGAGATATGGTTTTTGATTATAGTGTTGCCAGAAATCCGGAAAAAACTAAGGCTAACGCAACTTATAACACTTGGGGTGCTCCTGCTAATTACGAAGAGTTGTTTGTACGTGGAATGGAAAAGGCAACCCCTATAAAAAATAATGGTGATAAATTAAAAAAGAATGGCGTATATAAAATTATAGAGGATTATAATGGTACTATTGATTTCCCAGATGGGAAATTTACTTTATATGTAGCTGAAGGTTGCAAATTAAGACTGAATAAGAATAAGGAAGAATATAAGCTGAAAGATGGTGCTGAAATTTATATTTTGGCGGGAGCTTCTTTAGAAGCCAATGGAGGACAGGATATAGAGATAGAAATGGATGAAAAATCCGGAATCTTTAATGCGGGTACTATTTCTATTGATGAAATAGAAATGGGTGGTGATGACAATAATGTAAATACACAGTGTGTTATGTATAATCATCCCGGAGGAAAAATATATCTGAACTCGTTAAGTATGAATGGGAGTGAAATTCATAATCACTGCTTAATTAAGGTAAAAGAAGAAATAGAATTTCATGGTGCAGGAAGTAAAGTTCTGATGAATCAAAATTCTTCTTTAGTGTCTGATGAAGTAGAAATAGATAAGGAGACGGCTGATTGTATAATTAACATGCTTGCCAAATCATCATTTGAAACAAATGAATTAAAAAAAGAAGGTTATGTTAAATTGCTAATTTATGGAGATCCAAAATCATTGAGTAAAAGTGATTATCCACTATTTAAAATAAATAAATCTATAAAAAGTGGAGATAATAGTGTAATTTTTTATCAGAATGTATGTTTTGCTGCAAAGAAAATAGAGGGAAATGTTGTATGTTATGCGGAACAGGTAGAATATGATAATATCCCTGTTCATTTGGAAGGTGAATGTTATGGAAAAGAATATATACCTGATGAAAAAGATCCCACAGATGATTCCCAAACACCGGATCATTCGGAAAATAGTGACCAGACGGCCTCTTATACTTATATGTTCGAAGATAACTGGCCTAATTTAGGAGATTATGACATGAATGACTTGGTAATGGATATTAATATTGCTAATACGACAAATGATGGAAATGCAACTTCTGTAAAGCTTACTACTACCCTTCGGGCGGTGGGAGCTGCTAAAGACCTTTATGCTTATGCGGAAATTAATGTAGAAGGAGCTAATAAAATGGTAGTTCCTTTATTTGATGAAGAAGCCCATGCTTTAATGCTAGGAGGAGATAACCAAACAAAGCAAGTTATTAACACCTATTCTTATACATGTGATCCGGTTACAGTTATTAAAACTTATTCACTTCCGGCAAGTGTAAAAGGAACGGTAAATGCTAAAAATTTGAATGTCTTTATTATATGGGGAGACATTAATAAAGAAGTATGGAATGAGATTCATTTAGCCGGTTATCCGGGAACTAATAAAGCAGCCACTTCTTCAACAAGTTATCAGTATAAATATAAATATGATCCTAAGAAAGAAAATTCCGACCCGGCCTCTGAAAATATGATGTGGGCTTTAATGATGCCTACTAAAGATTTTAAATCTTATCCTAAAGAGGGAATTTCTATTATGGATGCGTATGACGGGTTTAAAAAATGGGCTAATTCCGGGGGTAAGGAAGACATGGAATGGTATATGTCACCGAATGAAAATTCTCTTTATAAAGAAAATCAATAA
- a CDS encoding Na(+)-translocating NADH-quinone reductase subunit A, producing the protein MANVIKIKKGLDINLKGKANEVMLSGGNSETYAIVPDSFNGITPKVIAKVGDKVKAGSVLMIDKNHPEIKFVSPVSGEVIAVNRGEKRKVLNIVVKPETQIEYEDFGKKNVTSLNGDQVKEALLNAGMWPYIKQRPYDRVANPQDTPRDIFVSAFYSAPLAPNFDFVVKGQEADFQTGLDALAKLTSGKVYVGVKNGSSIKPKGVEVVEFEGPHPAGNVGVQINHIKPINKGEIVWVVNPADVIIIGRLFNKGVTDFTRLVAITGSQSSERGYIKSMVGATIASLVKGKMIPGSNRIISGNVLTGTKVTENDYLYAYDNQITIIPEGDDEHELLGWAMPRFNQFSNSHTYFSWLLGKSKEYVMDARIKGGKRAMILSNEYDQVFPMDIMPEYLLKAIIAFDIDKMENLGIYEVAPEDFALCEFVDTSKIEIQKIVRDGLNLLYKEMN; encoded by the coding sequence ATGGCAAATGTGATAAAGATTAAAAAAGGTTTAGACATTAATCTGAAAGGTAAGGCCAATGAAGTGATGTTAAGCGGAGGAAATAGTGAAACTTATGCAATTGTTCCCGATAGCTTTAATGGAATCACCCCTAAGGTTATAGCCAAAGTAGGAGATAAGGTCAAAGCAGGTTCTGTCTTGATGATAGATAAGAACCACCCGGAGATCAAGTTCGTTTCGCCCGTTAGTGGTGAGGTAATTGCCGTAAATCGAGGAGAAAAGCGTAAGGTTTTGAATATTGTAGTTAAGCCGGAAACGCAGATCGAATATGAAGATTTTGGCAAGAAAAACGTAACTTCCTTAAATGGAGATCAAGTAAAAGAGGCTCTGCTTAATGCCGGTATGTGGCCTTATATCAAGCAACGTCCTTATGATAGAGTTGCTAACCCTCAAGATACACCTAGGGATATTTTCGTTTCTGCCTTTTATTCGGCTCCTTTAGCTCCTAATTTTGATTTTGTTGTAAAAGGGCAAGAAGCTGATTTTCAAACGGGGTTGGATGCGTTAGCTAAACTTACTTCCGGTAAAGTGTATGTAGGAGTTAAGAATGGTTCCTCCATTAAGCCTAAAGGGGTGGAAGTTGTGGAATTTGAAGGTCCTCATCCGGCAGGAAATGTCGGTGTGCAAATTAATCATATTAAACCTATAAATAAAGGCGAAATAGTATGGGTAGTAAATCCTGCTGATGTAATTATTATAGGCCGTTTATTTAATAAAGGAGTCACTGATTTTACCCGGTTAGTTGCCATAACCGGTTCACAAAGCAGTGAAAGAGGATATATCAAATCGATGGTAGGAGCTACTATTGCCAGTTTAGTGAAAGGTAAAATGATTCCGGGAAGCAATCGTATTATCAGCGGAAATGTTTTAACCGGTACTAAAGTAACGGAAAATGATTATTTATATGCCTACGATAACCAAATAACTATTATTCCCGAAGGAGATGACGAACATGAATTATTAGGTTGGGCTATGCCTCGTTTTAACCAATTTAGTAACAGTCATACTTATTTTTCTTGGTTGCTGGGCAAAAGCAAAGAATATGTGATGGATGCCCGGATAAAAGGAGGAAAAAGAGCTATGATTTTGTCGAACGAATATGACCAAGTATTTCCCATGGATATTATGCCGGAGTATTTATTAAAAGCAATTATTGCTTTTGATATCGATAAAATGGAAAATTTAGGTATTTACGAAGTGGCTCCGGAAGATTTTGCATTATGCGAATTTGTGGATACTTCTAAGATTGAAATTCAAAAGATCGTTCGGGATGGCTTGAATCTTTTGTATAAGGAAATGAATTAA
- the trxA gene encoding thioredoxin: MKILKVTLLLLTCIAVTQLTATNKSTNIPINNPQKENTMNVIELTQEEFLKKVYNFNVNPDNWKYEGDKPCIIDFYATWCGPCKALAPRLEEVAKEYEGKIYIYKVDVDKESELAALFGIRSIPTLLYCPLIGEPQLISGSLSKEQLQKTINTTLLKTK; encoded by the coding sequence ATGAAGATACTTAAAGTTACACTTTTATTACTAACATGTATTGCGGTCACTCAACTTACAGCAACTAATAAATCAACAAATATTCCTATTAATAATCCTCAAAAAGAAAACACAATGAATGTAATAGAATTAACTCAAGAAGAATTTCTAAAGAAAGTATACAACTTCAATGTAAACCCGGATAATTGGAAATATGAAGGTGATAAACCTTGTATTATAGACTTTTATGCTACCTGGTGCGGACCTTGTAAAGCACTTGCTCCCAGACTAGAAGAAGTAGCAAAAGAATATGAAGGGAAAATATATATTTATAAAGTAGACGTAGACAAAGAATCTGAACTAGCAGCTTTATTCGGCATACGAAGCATTCCCACTCTATTATACTGTCCTCTAATTGGAGAACCGCAACTTATATCCGGGAGCCTATCAAAAGAACAATTACAAAAAACAATAAATACAACATTACTAAAAACCAAATGA